Proteins from one Deinococcus actinosclerus genomic window:
- the lon gene encoding endopeptidase La encodes MPTNTLPSTVPVCPVRGSVIYPTMVQHIDASRALSIGAIEAAMAGEKVILIVSQRDKDIDDPKGSDLYDVGTACNVLRVRKNPDGTVQMLVSAVARVRASNYVRGDYLTADITPLAAEADDTVELQALGRELRERFDALASGGKLNAETVQTIHSKEDLGEMADHIAFNLDFKLEDKQALLELPSLTARIRKLLTLLDTEQEVQAVQAKIRAQVKEEIDKNQREYYLREQMKVIQKELQGGDDGEEGDEAEAFRAKLDALDLRPEVRKDIDREVNRLARMHPDAAEASVIRTYLTWITELPWNTRSDDQLDVMQASQILDDDHYGLEKVKDRVLEFLAVRRLRKERAERGELSAEDVNKGPILVFTGPPGVGKTSIAQSIAKALGRKYVRIALGGARDESDIRGHRRTYIGAMPGRLIQGIRTAGTKNPVILLDEVDKLGSSYQGDPSAALLEVLDPAQNQHFTDHYLGVPFDLSEVMFIATANYPEQIPPALMDRMEVIDFNSYIEQEKLEIAKRYLLPRQLMANGLKANQIAFTDAALEKLISHYTREAGVRNLEREIGTVARKVARRIATGEVKRVKVTDKELDRYLGQARHIPETEGKEDMVGVSTGMFYTPVGGDILFVETSTSPGKGLVLTGQLGDVMKESARAALTYIKANAERFHIDKSRIDDSEIHVHVPAGAIPKEGPSAGGAMVTSLISALTGIPARHDVAMTGEMTLTGRYLPIGGLKEKVLGARRAGIKHIILPKANEGDLRDIPLHLRTTMRFHPCETVDQVLDVALVGGLKALETPRDGSPAPTLPAPKRKSARRSDARA; translated from the coding sequence ATGCCCACGAACACCCTCCCCAGCACCGTCCCCGTCTGCCCCGTCCGCGGCAGCGTGATCTACCCCACGATGGTCCAGCACATCGACGCCAGCCGCGCCCTCTCCATCGGCGCGATCGAGGCCGCCATGGCCGGCGAGAAGGTCATCCTGATCGTCTCGCAGCGCGACAAGGACATCGACGACCCCAAGGGCAGCGACCTGTACGACGTCGGCACCGCCTGCAACGTCCTGCGCGTGCGCAAGAACCCCGACGGCACCGTGCAGATGCTCGTCTCGGCTGTCGCGCGCGTCCGCGCCAGCAACTACGTGCGCGGCGACTACCTGACCGCCGACATCACCCCCCTGGCCGCCGAGGCTGACGACACCGTCGAACTCCAGGCGCTGGGCCGTGAACTGCGCGAACGCTTCGACGCCCTCGCCAGCGGCGGCAAGCTGAACGCCGAGACCGTCCAGACCATCCACAGCAAGGAAGACCTGGGCGAGATGGCCGACCACATCGCCTTCAACCTCGACTTCAAGCTCGAAGACAAGCAGGCCCTGCTGGAACTGCCCAGCCTGACCGCGCGCATCCGCAAGCTGCTCACCCTGCTCGACACCGAACAGGAAGTGCAGGCCGTGCAGGCCAAGATCCGCGCCCAGGTCAAGGAAGAGATCGACAAGAACCAGCGCGAGTACTACCTGCGCGAGCAGATGAAGGTCATCCAGAAGGAACTCCAGGGTGGCGACGACGGCGAGGAAGGCGACGAGGCCGAAGCGTTCCGCGCCAAGCTGGACGCCCTTGACCTGCGCCCCGAGGTCCGCAAGGACATCGACCGTGAGGTCAACCGCCTGGCGCGCATGCACCCCGACGCCGCCGAAGCCAGCGTGATCCGCACGTACCTCACCTGGATCACCGAACTGCCCTGGAACACCCGCAGCGACGACCAGCTGGACGTCATGCAGGCCTCCCAGATCCTCGACGACGACCACTACGGCCTGGAAAAGGTCAAGGACCGCGTGCTGGAGTTCCTGGCCGTGCGCCGCCTGCGCAAGGAACGCGCCGAACGCGGCGAACTGAGTGCCGAGGACGTCAACAAGGGCCCGATCCTGGTGTTCACCGGCCCTCCCGGCGTCGGCAAGACCTCCATCGCGCAGAGCATCGCCAAGGCGCTGGGCCGTAAGTACGTCCGCATCGCCCTGGGCGGCGCCCGCGACGAATCGGATATCCGTGGTCACCGCCGCACGTACATCGGCGCGATGCCCGGCCGCCTGATCCAGGGCATCCGCACCGCCGGCACCAAGAACCCCGTCATCCTGCTCGACGAGGTCGACAAGCTCGGCTCCAGCTACCAGGGTGACCCCTCGGCCGCGCTGCTGGAAGTACTCGACCCCGCGCAGAACCAGCACTTCACCGACCACTACCTCGGCGTGCCGTTCGACCTGAGCGAGGTCATGTTCATCGCCACTGCCAACTACCCCGAGCAGATCCCCCCGGCCCTGATGGACCGCATGGAAGTCATCGACTTCAACAGCTACATCGAACAGGAGAAGCTGGAGATCGCCAAGCGCTACCTGCTGCCGCGCCAGCTCATGGCCAACGGCCTGAAAGCCAACCAGATCGCGTTCACCGACGCCGCGCTGGAAAAACTCATCAGCCACTACACCCGCGAGGCCGGCGTGCGCAACCTCGAACGCGAGATCGGCACGGTCGCCCGTAAGGTCGCCCGCCGCATCGCCACCGGCGAGGTCAAGCGCGTCAAGGTCACCGACAAGGAACTCGACCGCTACCTCGGACAGGCCCGCCACATCCCCGAAACCGAAGGCAAGGAAGACATGGTCGGCGTCTCGACCGGCATGTTCTACACCCCGGTCGGCGGTGACATCCTGTTCGTCGAGACCAGCACCAGCCCCGGCAAGGGCCTCGTCCTGACCGGTCAGCTCGGGGACGTCATGAAGGAAAGCGCCCGCGCCGCCCTGACCTACATCAAGGCGAACGCCGAACGCTTCCACATCGACAAGTCCCGCATCGACGACAGCGAGATTCACGTGCACGTGCCCGCCGGAGCAATCCCCAAGGAAGGCCCCAGCGCCGGCGGCGCCATGGTCACCAGCCTCATCAGCGCCCTGACCGGCATCCCCGCCCGCCACGACGTCGCCATGACCGGCGAGATGACCCTCACCGGCCGCTACCTGCCCATCGGCGGCCTGAAAGAGAAAGTGCTGGGCGCCCGCCGCGCCGGGATCAAGCACATCATCCTGCCCAAGGCGAACGAGGGCGACCTGCGCGACATCCCCCTCCACCTGCGCACCACCATGCGCTTCCACCCCTGCGAGACCGTGGATCAGGTGCTCGACGTGGCCCTCGTCGGCGGCCTGAAGGCCCTGGAAACGCCCCGTGACGGCAGCCCCGCCCCCACCCTGCCCGCCCCCAAACGCAAGAGCGCCCGCCGCAGCGACGCCCGCGCGTAA
- a CDS encoding FAD-dependent oxidoreductase, whose protein sequence is MITPQCLREVPLFAGLDEVLLGAVAAESADVRLNAGEYLIREGDSVAFFVLLEGELDVTKDVAGETQAVDTYGPGDSFGELPLLLGTSATVDLRARTPVRVMRVDGQDFMALLRYSDTLAGTVLSNMTRRVQNLQRVVLDAPAAVTLLVGSADDLHCFGLRDFLSRNQVVFRWLDPGAPTLACEIPTGVEVGPLPAVVLPDGEVLVRPSVRDLAPRVGLQVEPSMEEYDVVIVGGGPAGLAAAVYGASEGLCTLLIEKEAPGGQAGTSSRIENYLGFPTGLSGGELSARALRQARRFGAEVVTTREVAALIPGPDAHEVQLDGGTRVRARSVVLTMGVSWRALPLSGTERFVGRGVWYGAARTEAPGTRGKDVYLIGGGNSAGQAAMFFSNYARRVSLLIRAPHVEKGMSQYLIDQLRAKDNVRICECCEVTALHGDSHLRGLTVHHSDTGEDEHVETDSLFVLIGADARTDWLGGVVLRDERGYVCSGLDLAPQGAWPLRRDPFPLETSVPGVFVAGDVRRGSVKRVASSVGEGSMSIALVHQFLALAEQAGGQTTTA, encoded by the coding sequence ATGATCACGCCGCAGTGCCTGCGGGAAGTGCCGCTGTTCGCCGGGCTGGACGAGGTCCTGCTGGGCGCGGTGGCCGCCGAGTCGGCCGACGTCCGGCTGAACGCGGGCGAGTACCTGATCCGCGAGGGGGACTCGGTCGCGTTCTTCGTGCTGCTCGAAGGCGAACTGGACGTCACGAAGGACGTCGCGGGCGAGACGCAGGCCGTGGACACCTACGGCCCAGGTGACTCGTTCGGCGAGCTGCCGCTGCTGCTGGGCACGTCGGCCACCGTGGACCTGCGCGCCCGGACCCCGGTGCGGGTCATGCGGGTGGACGGTCAGGATTTCATGGCGCTGCTGCGCTACTCCGACACCCTGGCGGGCACCGTCCTGTCGAACATGACGCGCCGCGTGCAGAACCTCCAGCGCGTGGTGCTGGACGCCCCGGCGGCCGTGACGCTGCTGGTGGGCTCGGCGGACGACCTGCACTGCTTCGGGCTGCGGGACTTCCTGTCGCGCAATCAGGTGGTCTTCCGCTGGCTGGACCCGGGCGCCCCCACCCTGGCCTGCGAGATTCCCACGGGTGTGGAGGTGGGTCCCCTGCCGGCCGTGGTGCTGCCGGACGGTGAGGTGCTCGTCCGGCCCAGCGTGCGGGACCTCGCTCCGCGCGTGGGGTTGCAGGTGGAACCCAGCATGGAGGAGTACGACGTGGTGATCGTGGGGGGCGGCCCGGCGGGGCTGGCGGCGGCGGTGTACGGGGCCTCGGAGGGCCTGTGCACGCTGCTGATCGAGAAGGAGGCCCCGGGCGGACAGGCCGGCACGAGCAGCCGCATTGAGAACTACCTGGGTTTCCCGACCGGGCTGTCCGGCGGGGAACTGAGCGCGCGGGCGCTGCGACAGGCGCGCCGCTTCGGCGCGGAAGTCGTCACTACCCGTGAGGTCGCGGCGCTGATCCCGGGCCCGGATGCCCACGAGGTGCAGCTTGACGGCGGCACGCGGGTACGCGCGCGCAGTGTGGTCCTCACCATGGGCGTCTCCTGGCGCGCCCTGCCGCTGAGCGGCACCGAGCGTTTCGTGGGGCGGGGCGTGTGGTACGGCGCGGCCCGCACCGAGGCGCCCGGCACGCGCGGCAAGGACGTGTACCTGATCGGCGGGGGGAACTCGGCGGGGCAGGCGGCGATGTTCTTCTCGAACTACGCCCGGCGTGTCTCGCTGCTGATCCGCGCGCCGCACGTCGAGAAGGGCATGTCGCAGTACCTGATCGACCAGCTGCGCGCCAAGGACAACGTCCGCATCTGCGAGTGCTGCGAGGTCACGGCCCTGCACGGCGACTCGCACCTGAGGGGCCTGACCGTGCACCACTCGGACACCGGCGAGGACGAGCACGTGGAGACCGACTCGCTGTTCGTGCTGATCGGCGCGGACGCCCGCACCGACTGGCTGGGCGGCGTGGTGCTGCGTGACGAGCGCGGCTACGTCTGCTCGGGCCTTGATCTGGCCCCGCAGGGCGCGTGGCCCCTCAGGCGTGATCCCTTCCCGCTGGAGACCAGCGTGCCCGGCGTGTTCGTGGCCGGGGACGTGCGGCGCGGCTCGGTCAAGCGCGTGGCGAGCAGCGTCGGCGAGGGCAGCATGAGCATCGCCCTGGTGCACCAGTTCCTGGCGCTGGCCGAACAGGCTGGCGGTCAGACGACCACCGCCTGA
- a CDS encoding AfsR/SARP family transcriptional regulator — protein sequence MTDGDRPTGDWLLRSLGQAEVLRGGVPVAWPARSAEELLWYLHAHPDGRYRHDLLRDLWDLEDTPAAANRFRVALHRLRHALDFPEAVTERGGRYALHPDLLAASDTAALHRALRGAREAQLPREQEDLLRRALASADGEYLPHLTGEWVQEARQAHRAAIVEAHLTLARLHCAAHECPLAAQDLVRAAQTDPLIGEDHHQRLMACLAMTRDRYAATEYYRRYRQYLLTEIGDTPLPETVAFAERLKGGELPCVNAPFRPAGSGDPT from the coding sequence ATGACGGACGGGGACAGGCCGACTGGGGACTGGCTGCTGCGCTCACTGGGGCAGGCGGAGGTGCTGCGCGGCGGCGTGCCGGTCGCGTGGCCCGCCCGCAGCGCCGAGGAACTGCTGTGGTACCTGCACGCGCACCCGGACGGCCGCTACCGGCACGACCTGCTGCGGGACCTGTGGGATCTGGAGGACACCCCGGCCGCCGCGAACCGCTTCCGGGTGGCGCTGCACCGGCTGCGGCACGCGCTGGACTTCCCGGAGGCGGTCACCGAGCGGGGCGGGCGCTACGCGCTGCATCCGGACCTGCTGGCGGCCAGTGACACGGCGGCGCTGCACCGGGCGCTGCGCGGCGCGCGGGAGGCCCAGCTGCCGCGCGAGCAGGAGGACCTGCTGCGCCGGGCGCTGGCCAGTGCGGACGGCGAGTACCTGCCGCACCTGACGGGCGAGTGGGTGCAGGAGGCACGGCAGGCGCACCGCGCGGCGATCGTGGAGGCGCACCTGACCCTGGCGCGGCTGCACTGCGCGGCGCACGAGTGCCCGCTGGCCGCGCAGGATCTCGTGCGGGCCGCGCAGACCGACCCGCTGATCGGGGAGGATCACCACCAGCGGCTGATGGCGTGTCTGGCGATGACCCGGGACCGGTACGCGGCGACCGAGTACTACCGCCGCTACCGGCAGTACCTCCTGACCGAGATCGGGGACACGCCGCTGCCGGAGACGGTGGCGTTCGCGGAGCGGCTCAAGGGGGGCGAACTGCCGTGCGTGAACGCGCCGTTCCGCCCCGCCGGTTCCGGCGACCCCACCTGA
- a CDS encoding c-type cytochrome, whose translation MNEAYGSWFTPGQIAGFVGLLVLGAALGAGSYGVGHRLAGTGSGAVVAAASSASTPDGSVLYAGNCAGCHGAKAEGAVGPALKVVGGWSAADFRHAVLDGKAPEGRTLGVVMPRFATTGLDGAPPTDTQLDAIQAYVKTLP comes from the coding sequence ATGAACGAGGCGTACGGGAGCTGGTTCACGCCGGGGCAGATCGCGGGCTTCGTGGGACTGCTGGTGCTGGGCGCGGCGCTGGGCGCCGGCTCGTACGGGGTCGGGCACCGCCTGGCGGGCACGGGCAGCGGCGCGGTCGTCGCGGCGGCCAGCAGCGCCTCCACCCCGGACGGCAGCGTCCTGTACGCCGGGAACTGCGCCGGCTGCCACGGCGCGAAGGCCGAGGGTGCGGTCGGCCCCGCCCTGAAGGTCGTGGGCGGCTGGAGCGCCGCCGACTTCCGTCACGCGGTGCTGGATGGGAAAGCCCCGGAAGGCCGCACGCTGGGCGTCGTGATGCCCCGCTTCGCCACCACCGGCCTGGACGGCGCGCCCCCCACCGACACGCAGCTGGACGCCATCCAGGCGTACGTGAAGACCCTGCCCTGA
- a CDS encoding b(o/a)3-type cytochrome-c oxidase subunit 1 → MTTALPSQSAPSAALPGLDAATLSSLKKLTQYYAVTAFIALMIGVLLGPLQALNYGGVNVYDYPLLKVLLGSYYQGLTLHGVLNALVFTQFFISGWMLYLPVRDLNVRPNMRFAWFTYLTMTAGLLTAAVPLLTNNATVLYTFYPPLEGSPVFYIGAAVMVAASLLVAGQVVWLWLAWKRAHPGRVTPVVTYMSVATWLMWVVAALGLVVEVVVMLIPWSLGLTRGVDPLLARTLFWWTGHPIVYFWLLPAYISWYAFLPRQAGGRMASEGLTRLAFAMFLVFSVPVGLHHQYADPNVQNSWKIIHMFLTFLVAVPSLLTAFSAAASLEDAARARGGRGLIGWVRRLPWGNASMTAQVLAMVSFIFGGAGGIVNASMAFSPVVHNTAWIPGHFHITVGTATTLTFMGVMFWLVPHLTGKRLASPRTALASVWWWFTGMMLFALGMHWQGLAGVPRRAQVSASAQQAVYDAMHLGLPKAITAASGIVLFVAAILFYAVLWRTLLSRRVDDPESTPIPTSEAISAAGETLAGASPLVRRTEPLLALTFVALVLVILVYGPVIAPMLANYQFIPGQRLW, encoded by the coding sequence GTGACCACCGCCCTTCCCTCCCAGTCGGCCCCCAGCGCGGCGCTGCCGGGCCTGGACGCCGCCACGCTGAGCAGCCTCAAGAAACTCACGCAGTACTACGCCGTGACCGCCTTCATCGCCCTGATGATCGGCGTGCTGCTGGGGCCGCTGCAGGCGCTGAACTACGGCGGCGTCAACGTGTACGACTATCCCCTGCTGAAGGTCCTGCTGGGGTCATACTACCAGGGCCTGACGCTGCACGGCGTGCTGAACGCGCTGGTGTTCACGCAGTTCTTCATCAGCGGCTGGATGCTGTACCTGCCGGTGCGGGACCTGAACGTCCGCCCGAACATGCGCTTTGCGTGGTTTACGTACCTGACCATGACCGCGGGGCTGCTCACGGCCGCCGTGCCGCTGCTGACGAACAACGCGACGGTGCTGTACACCTTCTACCCGCCGCTGGAGGGCAGCCCGGTGTTCTACATCGGCGCGGCCGTGATGGTCGCCGCGAGCCTGCTGGTGGCCGGGCAGGTCGTGTGGCTGTGGCTGGCGTGGAAACGCGCCCACCCGGGCCGCGTGACGCCCGTCGTGACGTACATGAGCGTCGCCACGTGGCTGATGTGGGTCGTGGCCGCGCTGGGCCTGGTCGTCGAGGTCGTGGTTATGTTGATCCCCTGGTCGCTGGGCCTGACCCGCGGCGTGGACCCGCTGCTGGCCCGCACGCTGTTCTGGTGGACGGGGCATCCCATCGTGTACTTCTGGCTGCTCCCGGCGTACATCTCGTGGTACGCGTTCCTGCCGCGGCAGGCGGGCGGCCGCATGGCCAGCGAGGGCCTGACCCGGCTGGCGTTCGCGATGTTCCTGGTGTTCAGCGTGCCCGTCGGCCTGCACCACCAGTACGCCGATCCGAACGTTCAGAACAGCTGGAAGATCATCCACATGTTCCTGACGTTCCTGGTCGCGGTGCCCAGCCTGCTGACCGCGTTCAGCGCCGCCGCGTCGCTGGAGGACGCCGCCCGCGCCCGGGGGGGCCGGGGCCTGATCGGCTGGGTGCGCCGCCTGCCGTGGGGGAACGCCAGCATGACCGCGCAGGTGCTCGCCATGGTGTCGTTCATCTTCGGCGGGGCGGGCGGCATCGTGAACGCCTCCATGGCCTTCTCGCCCGTGGTGCACAACACCGCGTGGATTCCCGGGCACTTCCACATCACGGTCGGGACCGCGACCACCCTGACGTTCATGGGCGTGATGTTCTGGCTGGTCCCACACCTGACCGGCAAGCGGCTCGCGTCGCCCCGAACAGCGCTGGCGTCGGTGTGGTGGTGGTTCACGGGCATGATGCTCTTCGCGCTCGGCATGCACTGGCAGGGACTGGCGGGCGTGCCCCGGCGCGCGCAGGTGAGCGCCTCGGCGCAGCAGGCGGTGTACGACGCCATGCACCTCGGTCTTCCGAAGGCGATCACGGCGGCCAGCGGCATCGTGCTGTTCGTCGCGGCCATCCTCTTCTACGCGGTGCTGTGGCGCACGCTGCTCTCCCGGCGCGTGGACGACCCGGAAAGCACCCCGATCCCCACGAGCGAGGCCATCAGCGCCGCTGGAGAGACCCTGGCCGGGGCGAGCCCTCTGGTGCGCCGCACCGAGCCGCTGCTGGCCCTGACGTTCGTGGCCCTCGTGCTGGTGATCCTGGTGTACGGCCCGGTCATCGCGCCGATGCTGGCGAACTATCAGTTCATTCCCGGCCAGAGGCTCTGGTGA
- a CDS encoding cytochrome C oxidase subunit II, producing the protein MSRAPESSPPARLDHHALERYETAWLGVALVMTALLFVGVLASVISGTYPLLDAGSGHAHDGPIVRGRVDPKNLAATPFAKPGLVVDAAGQPLLNDQGTLDAYIVAGNFTFQPAVLRVPAGLPVTLHVTATDVAHGFEVTGTNINAEILPGHVASLTVTFRHPGEQHAICNEYCGVGHHNMITRFVVDPPATGAKETQ; encoded by the coding sequence ATGAGCCGCGCTCCTGAGTCCTCTCCGCCCGCCCGGCTGGATCACCACGCGCTGGAACGCTACGAGACCGCCTGGCTGGGCGTCGCGCTGGTCATGACGGCGCTGCTGTTCGTGGGCGTGCTGGCCAGCGTGATCAGCGGCACCTACCCCCTGCTGGACGCGGGCAGCGGGCATGCCCACGACGGGCCCATCGTCCGGGGCCGCGTGGACCCGAAGAATCTGGCCGCGACGCCCTTCGCGAAACCGGGCCTGGTCGTGGACGCGGCCGGGCAGCCCCTTCTGAACGATCAGGGCACCCTGGACGCGTACATCGTGGCGGGGAACTTCACGTTCCAGCCGGCGGTGCTGCGCGTCCCGGCGGGCTTACCGGTCACGCTGCACGTCACCGCGACCGACGTCGCGCACGGCTTCGAGGTGACCGGTACGAACATCAACGCCGAGATCCTGCCCGGGCACGTCGCCTCCCTGACCGTCACGTTCCGCCACCCGGGCGAGCAGCACGCCATCTGCAACGAGTACTGCGGGGTGGGGCATCACAACATGATCACCCGCTTCGTGGTCGATCCGCCTGCCACAGGCGCCAAGGAGACCCAGTGA
- a CDS encoding alpha/beta hydrolase, with protein MPRVTFQLTLPPGTPPGTLFLTGDHRAWSDDPAGWTFREGVLHAELPDGLLAQVKVRRVNPDGTTTEEGDSWGGRARAHRVVVRGDTTVPLTVPGWQAGHAGTARPTRSAPPREETVLSAPWGEQPVRLWWPEGHEGPLPLLILHDGQNVFDEAPTFAGDSWDAAGAAQALADAGYPVRIAALPVNDDRSRRYVPFPFELNAFDSGADEYADWLKGTLLPHLHGRFGPVPAEDTALAGSSFGGLITAYAGLRDPGTYGTLGVFSPAVWPADFAFLRWMAGRGDPHSRVWVDMGDHEGSSVQAAQEVTRLARDLTAQLAPHVRETRFTVGEGHWHDEPAWKDRLPAFLRWWRTGQV; from the coding sequence ATGCCCCGCGTGACCTTCCAGCTCACCCTGCCGCCCGGCACCCCACCAGGGACACTGTTCCTGACCGGCGACCACCGCGCCTGGAGCGACGATCCCGCAGGCTGGACCTTCCGGGAGGGTGTCCTGCACGCCGAGCTGCCCGACGGCCTGCTGGCCCAGGTGAAGGTCCGCCGCGTGAACCCCGACGGCACGACCACCGAGGAAGGTGACTCCTGGGGCGGCCGCGCCCGCGCCCACCGCGTCGTCGTGCGTGGCGACACCACCGTTCCCCTGACCGTGCCGGGCTGGCAGGCCGGCCATGCAGGGACCGCCCGCCCCACGCGCAGCGCCCCACCCCGCGAGGAGACCGTGCTGAGCGCCCCCTGGGGTGAGCAACCCGTGCGCCTGTGGTGGCCCGAAGGGCACGAGGGACCGCTGCCGCTGCTGATCCTGCACGACGGGCAGAACGTGTTCGACGAGGCGCCCACCTTCGCCGGGGACAGCTGGGACGCCGCCGGCGCCGCGCAGGCCCTCGCGGACGCCGGGTACCCGGTCCGCATCGCGGCGCTGCCCGTGAACGACGACCGCAGCCGCCGCTACGTCCCGTTCCCATTCGAACTGAACGCCTTCGACAGCGGCGCCGACGAGTACGCCGACTGGCTCAAAGGCACCCTCCTGCCGCACCTGCACGGCCGCTTCGGGCCCGTCCCCGCAGAGGACACCGCGCTGGCCGGATCCTCGTTCGGCGGGCTGATCACCGCGTACGCCGGCCTGCGCGACCCCGGCACCTACGGCACGCTGGGCGTGTTCAGCCCCGCCGTATGGCCCGCCGACTTCGCGTTCCTGCGCTGGATGGCCGGGCGCGGCGACCCGCACTCACGCGTGTGGGTGGACATGGGCGACCACGAGGGAAGCAGCGTGCAGGCCGCGCAGGAGGTCACCCGGCTGGCCCGCGACCTGACCGCGCAGCTCGCCCCGCACGTCCGTGAAACCCGCTTCACGGTCGGCGAGGGCCACTGGCACGACGAACCCGCCTGGAAGGATCGCCTGCCCGCCTTCCTGCGCTGGTGGCGGACCGGTCAGGTCTGA
- a CDS encoding acyl-CoA dehydrogenase family protein gives MNFELPGDLRDMQAIIRDFMLTRVEARAHEIEETNHVPEDLLREAAELGLFGLSIPEEYGGVGLGALGRCAVYEALGMGHMGFGGVISAHASIGTSGLVKLGTDEQKSRFLPRMASGECVAGFAITEPSSGSDAANIRTRAERRGDAYVLNGTKHYISNAPIAGLLTVIAVTDPARGSKGMSAFLVEPQNTPGVSIGKIDEKMGQKGALSAEVIFQDAVVPAANLLGPEHLGYREALGILTNGRVGIAARSTGAMQRLLDLSVAHAQAREQFGKPIAEFQAVQFMLAEMEIAVQTSRVLWQKVAWMVDQGQDVRRMASVAKYHATEALSQVADKAVQVAGGMGYMKDSPVERYYRDQRLLRIYEGTSEIQKLIIAGDLLR, from the coding sequence ATGAACTTCGAGCTGCCCGGCGACCTGCGCGACATGCAGGCGATCATCCGCGATTTCATGCTCACGCGCGTCGAAGCCCGCGCGCATGAGATCGAGGAGACCAACCACGTCCCCGAGGACCTGCTGCGCGAGGCTGCCGAGCTGGGCCTGTTCGGCCTGAGCATCCCCGAGGAGTACGGCGGGGTCGGCCTGGGCGCCCTGGGCCGCTGCGCCGTGTACGAGGCGCTCGGTATGGGCCACATGGGCTTCGGCGGGGTGATCAGCGCGCACGCCAGCATCGGCACGAGTGGCCTCGTGAAGCTCGGCACCGACGAGCAGAAGTCGCGCTTCCTGCCGCGCATGGCGAGCGGCGAGTGCGTCGCGGGCTTCGCCATCACCGAACCCAGCTCCGGCAGCGACGCCGCGAACATCCGCACCCGCGCCGAGCGGCGCGGCGATGCGTACGTCCTGAACGGCACCAAGCACTACATCAGCAACGCGCCCATCGCGGGCCTGCTGACCGTCATCGCCGTCACCGACCCCGCGCGCGGCAGCAAGGGCATGAGTGCCTTCCTCGTCGAGCCGCAGAACACGCCCGGCGTCAGCATCGGCAAGATCGACGAGAAGATGGGCCAGAAGGGCGCCCTGAGCGCCGAAGTCATCTTCCAGGACGCGGTGGTCCCGGCCGCCAACCTCCTGGGGCCCGAGCACCTCGGGTACCGCGAGGCGCTGGGCATCCTCACGAACGGCCGCGTCGGCATCGCCGCGCGCTCCACGGGCGCCATGCAGCGCCTGCTGGACCTGTCCGTCGCGCACGCCCAGGCCCGCGAACAGTTCGGGAAACCCATCGCGGAATTCCAGGCGGTGCAGTTCATGCTCGCCGAGATGGAGATCGCCGTGCAGACTAGCCGCGTGCTGTGGCAGAAAGTCGCCTGGATGGTCGACCAGGGCCAGGACGTCCGCCGCATGGCCTCGGTGGCCAAGTACCACGCGACCGAGGCCCTCTCCCAGGTGGCCGACAAGGCCGTGCAGGTCGCGGGCGGCATGGGCTACATGAAAGACAGCCCCGTCGAACGCTACTACCGCGACCAGCGCCTCCTGCGCATCTACGAGGGCACCAGCGAGATCCAGAAACTCATCATCGCGGGCGACCTGCTGCGCTGA
- a CDS encoding CBS domain-containing protein, whose protein sequence is MRVLDLMTAPVITAAPTLSLPDAAHLMRSRGIRRLPVMDGAALVGIVTDRDVREAMPSRVSSLSPWEATTRLAAVTVADVMRRSVLTTRPDADARDAAHTMLTHRVGALPVVDDQGRVVGVVTVSDVLRDYAYEDGLNMGCGESQTNPTGRSSNGDRRSGDGRTVSAVLTARESDDSGRKPGAASGAEAQA, encoded by the coding sequence ATGCGAGTACTTGATCTGATGACGGCCCCGGTGATCACGGCGGCCCCGACCCTGTCCCTGCCGGACGCGGCGCACCTGATGCGTTCGCGCGGCATCCGCCGCCTGCCGGTGATGGACGGCGCGGCGCTCGTGGGCATCGTGACCGACCGCGACGTGCGCGAGGCGATGCCCAGCCGCGTGTCCAGCCTGTCCCCCTGGGAGGCCACGACGCGGCTGGCGGCCGTGACCGTGGCGGACGTGATGCGCCGCTCGGTGCTCACGACCCGCCCCGACGCGGACGCCCGCGACGCGGCGCACACCATGCTCACCCACCGGGTGGGCGCCCTGCCGGTCGTGGACGACCAGGGGCGCGTGGTGGGCGTCGTGACCGTCAGCGACGTGCTGCGCGACTACGCATATGAGGACGGACTGAACATGGGTTGCGGTGAGTCGCAGACGAACCCGACTGGAAGGAGCAGCAATGGAGACCGGAGGTCAGGAGATGGACGGACGGTCAGCGCTGTCCTGACCGCCCGGGAATCGGATGACTCCGGTCGCAAGCCCGGTGCCGCCAGTGGCGCGGAGGCGCAGGCGTGA